One genomic region from Proteus vulgaris encodes:
- a CDS encoding fimbrial protein produces MKLNKLGLVLGLGLTVAAGSAFAADQGHGTVEFWGSIIDAPCSIDPNSGDQRVPLGQVSANALKDGGRSVSNTFKIKLLQCSTETYKTVQTTFTGAEAAAILPGSLGIEGLAQNAAVVITDAGGTQIKLGEPTKAQTLRDGNNDLNFAAYLKGSATDAAVPGDFTAIATFALTYQ; encoded by the coding sequence ATGAAATTAAATAAATTAGGTTTAGTTTTAGGTTTAGGCTTAACAGTTGCTGCTGGTTCTGCATTCGCGGCTGATCAAGGTCATGGTACTGTAGAATTTTGGGGTTCAATCATCGATGCTCCATGTTCAATTGATCCTAACTCAGGTGACCAACGTGTTCCACTAGGACAAGTTTCAGCAAATGCACTGAAAGATGGCGGCCGTAGCGTTTCTAACACTTTCAAAATCAAATTACTGCAATGCTCTACTGAAACTTATAAAACAGTTCAAACTACTTTCACTGGTGCTGAAGCAGCGGCTATCCTGCCTGGCTCTTTAGGTATCGAAGGTTTAGCGCAAAATGCAGCAGTTGTTATTACTGATGCAGGTGGTACACAAATCAAATTAGGTGAACCAACTAAAGCTCAAACATTACGTGACGGTAACAATGATCTGAACTTTGCAGCTTACTTAAAAGGTTCTGCAACAGATGCAGCTGTACCTGGTGACTTTACTGCGATCGCTACTTTCGCATTAACTTACCAATAA
- a CDS encoding adhesin has protein sequence MSILKRLPALCIAIGLLFSAPTMASIFSYITHSEGEPAHATYTYVIQRWDPEDPYTPNPCYGWSKCWITINHKHDANGSPGSAVRSIVRVEKEQYLAGVREAVMKVESFPIQGTARHDGDPLTSNQECVGLFYESKEGGWSPNGRLLPGSLCGIAPPPVGACKITEGAVNLNYGDIDEVSLENAERAQNINVTCNLAMKVLVIASGSDSGRVPLRADNSLYADLFLDGHPGEKGSVIDVPKNGTIPVEVKSVLHTNGRVAPGYFSGSGSIILTMP, from the coding sequence ATGTCCATATTAAAGCGACTTCCGGCTTTATGTATTGCAATAGGTTTGCTGTTTTCAGCACCTACGATGGCATCTATCTTTTCTTATATTACACATTCTGAAGGTGAGCCAGCTCACGCCACTTATACCTATGTTATTCAGCGTTGGGATCCTGAAGATCCTTATACTCCCAATCCTTGTTATGGCTGGAGTAAATGCTGGATAACCATTAACCATAAACATGATGCTAATGGTTCTCCGGGGTCGGCAGTAAGAAGTATTGTTCGTGTTGAAAAGGAACAGTATTTAGCAGGGGTTCGTGAAGCAGTAATGAAAGTTGAAAGTTTTCCAATACAAGGAACGGCAAGACACGATGGTGATCCGTTAACCTCAAATCAAGAGTGTGTTGGACTATTTTATGAATCTAAGGAAGGAGGTTGGTCTCCAAATGGACGTTTATTACCAGGATCACTATGTGGTATCGCGCCGCCACCAGTAGGTGCCTGCAAAATAACAGAAGGAGCTGTAAATCTAAATTATGGCGATATTGATGAAGTGAGTTTGGAAAATGCGGAACGCGCTCAAAATATTAATGTGACTTGTAACTTGGCAATGAAAGTTCTGGTTATTGCATCAGGTTCAGATAGTGGACGAGTGCCATTACGAGCAGATAACAGTCTCTATGCCGATTTATTTCTTGATGGACACCCGGGAGAAAAGGGGTCTGTCATTGATGTTCCTAAAAATGGAACGATACCCGTAGAGGTTAAATCAGTTTTACATACCAATGGTCGCGTTGCACCGGGCTATTTCTCTGGTTCAGGTTCAATTATTTTAACGATGCCTTAA
- a CDS encoding fimbrial protein: MNKLKYMCLIALLNSYSVMSADAPNMKLFGTLLVPPPCVISNNELIDVYFGHNVGIHKVDGINYTESVNYRLVCDPNLKGWDLGLSIIGPKTQFDEAALQTNIPDLGIHLTQDGKPFKLNERIAISPDNPPVIQAVPVKRPGSTLPEGAFEVSATLLAEYQ; the protein is encoded by the coding sequence ATGAATAAATTAAAGTACATGTGCCTGATTGCATTACTGAATTCTTATTCTGTCATGAGCGCAGATGCACCTAATATGAAATTGTTTGGCACCTTATTAGTGCCACCACCTTGTGTCATCAGTAACAACGAACTGATTGATGTCTATTTTGGGCACAATGTAGGTATTCATAAAGTAGATGGCATTAACTACACCGAATCCGTGAATTACCGATTGGTCTGTGATCCAAATTTAAAAGGTTGGGATTTAGGGCTTTCTATTATTGGCCCTAAAACACAGTTTGATGAAGCAGCGCTACAAACCAATATTCCTGATTTAGGTATTCATCTCACGCAAGATGGTAAGCCTTTTAAATTAAACGAGCGTATTGCGATATCACCCGATAATCCACCGGTGATCCAAGCAGTACCTGTTAAAAGGCCGGGGAGCACTTTGCCTGAAGGTGCATTTGAAGTTTCTGCAACACTGCTTGCTGAATACCAATAG
- a CDS encoding helix-turn-helix domain-containing protein → MMNYDFTDIDVNALVGKRIQKKRKELGYTGVQIAEKIGVSQQQFSRYERGMNKIDLSYLVLLANYLNTPIYWFFEDCFTSKSSSENQRIDKRSSITAEAMPDVFLY, encoded by the coding sequence ATGATGAATTACGATTTTACAGATATTGATGTTAATGCATTAGTTGGCAAGAGAATTCAGAAAAAACGTAAAGAATTAGGTTATACCGGTGTGCAGATTGCTGAAAAAATAGGTGTAAGCCAACAGCAATTTTCTCGCTATGAGAGAGGAATGAATAAAATAGATTTAAGTTACCTCGTTTTGTTAGCGAATTACCTGAATACTCCTATTTATTGGTTTTTCGAAGACTGCTTTACCTCGAAATCTTCATCTGAAAATCAGCGAATTGATAAACGCAGTAGCATCACTGCTGAAGCGATGCCTGATGTTTTTTTATACTAA
- a CDS encoding fimbria/pilus periplasmic chaperone, translating into MMLSKRLFIVTTTLLTGMVFTSQALAAIALDRTRVIFNGADKSISLNVSNQNKELPYLAQGWMENENGERIDSPLLVLPPIQRIEPGDKSQVKVQSLPDIAKLPQDRESVFYFNLREIPPRSDKPNVLQIALQTRIKLFYRPASIYATQTDLTHPWQEKITLIKKGDRYEVNNPTPYYVTLVDGLTGLQGKSLDGFEPIMIAPRSTGTINLHISAFGASPVLSYINDYGGRPQMKFTCNGNECKVAETSAGN; encoded by the coding sequence ATGATGTTATCAAAGCGCTTATTCATTGTAACAACCACTTTATTAACTGGAATGGTCTTTACTAGTCAAGCCCTTGCTGCGATTGCTTTAGATAGAACGCGCGTCATTTTTAATGGTGCAGATAAATCTATTAGCTTAAATGTCAGCAATCAAAACAAAGAGCTACCTTACTTGGCTCAGGGCTGGATGGAAAATGAAAATGGAGAACGTATTGACAGCCCATTATTAGTTTTGCCTCCAATTCAGCGTATTGAGCCGGGCGATAAAAGCCAAGTAAAAGTGCAGTCATTACCAGATATTGCCAAGTTACCACAAGATAGAGAAAGCGTTTTCTATTTCAACTTGCGTGAAATTCCACCTCGTAGTGATAAACCTAACGTGTTGCAAATTGCATTACAAACACGAATTAAACTGTTTTATCGCCCCGCATCAATTTACGCCACACAAACGGATCTCACCCATCCTTGGCAGGAAAAAATCACCTTAATAAAGAAAGGTGATCGTTATGAAGTGAATAACCCAACACCTTATTACGTGACATTAGTGGATGGGCTAACAGGATTACAAGGAAAAAGCCTCGACGGTTTTGAACCGATCATGATTGCCCCTAGAAGCACAGGAACGATAAATCTGCATATTTCTGCATTTGGTGCATCACCTGTACTCAGTTACATCAATGACTACGGTGGACGCCCACAGATGAAATTCACTTGTAATGGCAATGAATGCAAAGTCGCAGAAACATCAGCAGGAAACTAA
- a CDS encoding outer membrane usher protein, protein MAKSFKTASRKAEKKSNQHTIRPVAALIYLIIAGMASASNVVFAASDIEFNSDILDLKDKQNIDLSDFSRAGYIMPGKYEFIVKVNNNELPDLYTINYIVPENDPKASIPCIPRELVNQFTLKPEWVKAVTWKDGDACLNESSLPGMTTSTNLGAGSFIVTIPQAYVEYSTEDWDPPSRWDEGISGLIFDYNVNANVNDPANGKQRQQVTGSGTAGANLGVWRFRADWQASYQHTTGVNSSSENDWDWSQYYLYRAITQWGARLVMGETYSRSDVFDNFRFTGISLLTDDQMLPPNLRGYAPEVTGVAKSNAKVTISQQGRVIYETQVAPGPFRIQNLNDAVSGKLDIRVEEQDGSVQEYQMDTASIPYLTRPGRVQYKLSAGKPSDMDHKTEGPVFAMGEFSWGVANGWSLYGGSLVAGDYNSVSLGIGRDLMVLGAISFDATHSWAKIPNDGNNYHGGSYRVSYSKRFEEINGQVTFAGYRFSERDFMSMDQYLDRRYRDNNRDNNKELYTITLSKQFPDIGLSAYLNYNHQTYWNKPDNDYYNLSLSKFMDIGKFKNINFNLSAYRNKFNGTNDDGVYLNVSMPWSDKATISYNTVINKHGNSHNVSYFDRLDDNNNYRLGAGLSSRGRPSADAYYTRYGDTALVTASASHIQGENTSASLSFQGGATLTPKGGAFHRTAMPGAARLLVDTNGVSGVPVRSLGAVSYTNAFGKAVLPDINNYYRNSATIDLDKLPDDVDAVRSIQQLTLTEGAIGYREFDVIAGQKAMAIVRLKDGTYPPFGASITTTKGRELGIVNDSGNVYLSGINSGDILDVRWSGKKQCTVQVPKLDEGYFISSLLLTCGATPSISSPAEERTESPSQPQLVKTEG, encoded by the coding sequence ATGGCTAAATCATTCAAAACTGCTTCACGAAAAGCAGAAAAAAAGAGTAATCAGCATACTATTCGACCTGTTGCGGCACTGATCTATTTAATTATTGCTGGTATGGCAAGTGCTTCTAATGTGGTGTTTGCTGCTAGTGACATCGAGTTTAACTCTGATATTCTTGATCTTAAAGATAAACAAAATATTGATTTATCTGACTTCTCTAGAGCTGGCTATATTATGCCAGGAAAATATGAATTCATTGTTAAAGTTAATAATAATGAATTACCTGATCTCTATACTATTAATTATATAGTTCCCGAAAATGATCCTAAAGCGAGTATTCCTTGTATTCCTCGTGAATTGGTCAATCAATTTACGCTGAAACCAGAGTGGGTTAAAGCGGTAACTTGGAAGGATGGTGACGCCTGTCTTAATGAGTCCTCATTGCCGGGTATGACAACAAGCACTAACTTAGGTGCGGGTAGCTTTATTGTCACCATTCCGCAAGCTTATGTTGAATATTCAACTGAAGACTGGGATCCGCCTTCTCGTTGGGATGAGGGGATTTCAGGTCTTATTTTTGACTATAACGTCAATGCGAACGTCAACGATCCTGCAAATGGTAAACAAAGACAACAAGTAACAGGAAGTGGTACTGCGGGGGCGAACTTAGGTGTTTGGCGTTTCCGTGCTGATTGGCAAGCAAGCTATCAACATACAACAGGTGTGAATAGTAGCTCAGAAAATGATTGGGATTGGAGCCAATATTATCTTTATAGAGCAATCACTCAGTGGGGTGCTCGCCTTGTTATGGGTGAGACTTACTCACGCTCTGATGTTTTTGATAACTTCCGTTTTACAGGTATCAGTTTACTGACTGATGACCAGATGTTACCTCCAAACTTACGAGGTTATGCTCCTGAAGTAACGGGTGTGGCGAAATCTAATGCTAAAGTAACAATTAGTCAGCAAGGCCGTGTTATTTATGAAACTCAAGTCGCACCGGGTCCATTCCGTATTCAAAACCTTAATGATGCAGTGAGTGGTAAGCTTGATATTCGAGTAGAAGAGCAAGATGGCTCAGTACAAGAATATCAAATGGATACCGCAAGTATCCCTTACTTAACACGTCCGGGTCGTGTGCAATATAAATTATCAGCAGGTAAACCTTCTGATATGGATCACAAGACAGAAGGGCCTGTTTTTGCAATGGGTGAGTTTTCATGGGGTGTTGCTAATGGTTGGTCACTCTATGGGGGGTCATTAGTTGCAGGGGATTATAATTCTGTTTCTTTAGGTATTGGTCGTGACTTGATGGTATTAGGTGCAATTTCATTTGATGCGACACATTCATGGGCAAAAATTCCTAATGATGGTAACAACTATCACGGTGGTTCTTATAGAGTCAGTTACTCTAAACGTTTTGAAGAAATTAATGGTCAGGTGACTTTCGCCGGTTATCGCTTCTCAGAACGTGACTTTATGAGTATGGATCAATATTTGGATCGTCGTTATCGTGACAATAACCGCGATAATAACAAAGAGCTCTATACCATAACATTAAGTAAGCAATTCCCAGATATAGGTTTGAGTGCTTATCTTAACTATAACCACCAAACTTATTGGAATAAGCCTGATAACGATTACTACAACTTATCTTTATCTAAGTTTATGGATATTGGTAAGTTTAAAAATATTAACTTTAACTTGTCAGCATATCGCAACAAATTTAATGGCACGAATGATGATGGTGTTTATCTGAACGTCAGTATGCCGTGGAGTGATAAAGCCACAATTAGCTATAACACTGTGATTAATAAACACGGTAATTCACATAACGTAAGTTATTTCGACCGTCTTGATGACAATAATAACTATCGTTTAGGTGCTGGTTTAAGTAGCCGTGGTCGTCCTTCAGCTGACGCTTATTATACTCGTTATGGTGATACTGCATTAGTCACTGCAAGTGCAAGCCATATTCAAGGTGAAAATACATCGGCATCACTTTCATTCCAAGGTGGGGCAACGTTGACACCAAAAGGTGGCGCATTCCACCGTACAGCAATGCCGGGAGCGGCGCGGCTATTAGTTGATACTAATGGCGTTTCTGGAGTCCCAGTGAGAAGTTTAGGGGCAGTAAGCTACACCAATGCCTTTGGTAAAGCAGTACTTCCAGATATTAATAACTATTATCGCAATAGTGCAACAATCGATTTAGATAAATTACCTGATGATGTCGATGCGGTACGTTCAATACAACAATTAACCCTGACTGAAGGGGCTATTGGTTACCGTGAGTTTGATGTTATTGCAGGGCAAAAAGCGATGGCAATCGTACGTTTGAAAGACGGTACTTATCCACCATTTGGAGCAAGCATTACCACCACGAAAGGGCGTGAATTGGGGATCGTGAATGATAGCGGTAATGTTTATCTCAGTGGAATAAATTCAGGTGATATTTTAGACGTACGTTGGAGTGGTAAAAAACAGTGCACAGTACAAGTTCCTAAATTAGATGAAGGTTATTTTATTTCTTCACTATTATTAACTTGTGGAGCCACTCCATCAATATCTTCTCCAGCAGAAGAGAGAACCGAATCACCATCTCAACCACAGCTTGTTAAAACAGAAGGTTGA
- a CDS encoding fimbria/pilus periplasmic chaperone, with protein MMLLKRSFIVATTLLTGMVFTQQAIAAIALDRTRVIFNGADKSVSLNVSNQNKDLPYLAQGWMEDINGQKVESPLIVLPPIQRIEPGDKSQIKIQSLPDVAKLPQDRESVFYFNLREIPPRSDKPNVLQIALQTRIKLFYRPAAIYATQTDLTNPWQEKITLTKKGDTYQVNNPTPYFVTIVDGLTGLKGESITGFMPLMIDPKSSADLSLKASALGASPVLSYINDYGGRPRLKFSCSGNECKVVETATGN; from the coding sequence ATGATGTTATTAAAGCGCTCATTCATTGTAGCAACCACATTATTAACTGGCATGGTATTCACTCAACAAGCCATTGCTGCGATTGCATTGGATAGAACTCGTGTCATTTTTAATGGAGCTGATAAGTCTGTCAGCCTGAATGTTAGTAATCAAAATAAAGATCTACCTTATTTAGCACAAGGTTGGATGGAAGATATCAATGGGCAAAAAGTAGAAAGTCCATTAATCGTTCTGCCACCTATTCAGCGTATTGAACCAGGTGATAAAAGCCAAATAAAAATACAATCATTACCTGATGTCGCTAAGTTACCTCAAGATAGAGAGAGCGTATTCTATTTTAACTTACGTGAAATTCCACCACGTAGTGATAAACCAAACGTATTACAAATTGCATTACAAACACGTATTAAACTGTTTTATCGTCCAGCAGCTATTTATGCCACACAAACGGATTTAACAAATCCGTGGCAGGAAAAAATCACCTTAACGAAGAAAGGGGATACCTATCAGGTTAATAATCCAACGCCTTATTTTGTGACAATTGTTGATGGTTTAACAGGGTTAAAAGGTGAAAGTATAACTGGATTTATGCCTTTAATGATTGATCCAAAAAGTAGTGCTGACCTTAGTCTAAAAGCTTCTGCACTTGGTGCATCACCTGTACTAAGTTATATCAATGACTACGGTGGACGCCCTCGTTTGAAATTTAGCTGTAGTGGCAACGAATGTAAGGTTGTAGAAACAGCGACTGGAAATTAA
- a CDS encoding fimbrial protein produces MKMEQRFSPSKAVLILILATFTGGLSFTAVANLPARAVKDVIPGIVYINISGNVIAPPPCLINDGKMIEVNFGEVMSTRIDGVRYKEPIHYTATCQKMPTNAMKVYVTGSATGFDSNALQTNITGLGVRILYQGNLLDLGKAVNFTYPNLPELEAIPVRDQNEALVGGDFVASGTLHVDYQ; encoded by the coding sequence ATGAAAATGGAACAGCGGTTTAGCCCAAGCAAAGCAGTGTTGATTCTTATTTTGGCAACGTTTACTGGAGGCCTAAGTTTTACTGCTGTTGCGAATTTACCCGCTAGAGCGGTGAAAGATGTCATTCCGGGAATTGTTTATATCAATATTTCAGGGAATGTCATTGCGCCCCCGCCTTGCTTAATTAATGACGGCAAAATGATCGAAGTTAATTTTGGTGAGGTGATGAGTACACGTATTGATGGTGTTCGTTATAAAGAGCCTATTCACTACACCGCGACTTGCCAAAAAATGCCGACAAATGCGATGAAAGTCTATGTTACGGGTAGCGCAACTGGCTTCGATTCAAATGCGCTACAAACAAATATTACAGGATTGGGCGTGCGTATTCTGTATCAAGGAAACTTATTAGATTTAGGTAAGGCGGTGAATTTTACCTATCCCAACTTACCTGAATTAGAAGCTATTCCTGTTCGTGATCAGAATGAAGCCTTAGTGGGTGGTGATTTTGTCGCAAGTGGCACACTGCATGTGGATTATCAGTAA
- a CDS encoding outer membrane usher protein gives MVRTFKTVGLGTEKKKKQHTIRPVAVLIYLILTGASSISSSALANSNIEFNADILDLKDKQNIDLSDFSRAGYIMPGRYEFVVRVNNNELPELYNINYVVPANDPKGSEACLPPELIHQIGLKPEWAEKVKYQDNGSCLDISSIPGMTVNASLGNGNLILTIPQAYLEYSAPNWDPPSRWDHGISGVLFDYNVNANVTDPAKGKQRQQVTGLGTVGANLGVWRFRADWQASYQHTTGLPDSTENSWKWNQLYLYRAITQLGARLVMGETYSRSDIFDNFRFTGVNLSTDDNMLPPNLRGYAPEVTGVAKTNAKVTISQQGRVIYETQVAPGPFRIQDINDAVSGKLDVRVEEQDGSVQEFQMDTASIPYLTRPGRVQYKLSAGKPSDMNRNTEGPIFGMGEFSWGISNGWSLYGGSLVSGDYNSVSAGIGRDLMALGAISFDATHSWAKIPSDNKRYHGGSYRLSYSKRFEQINSQVTFAGYRFSERDFMSMNQYLDRRYRGGEEDNNKELYTIMFSKQFPEWGLSAYLNYSHQTYWNKPNNDNYNLSLAKTMDIGSFKNINLSLSAFRNKFNGTNDNGVYMNVSMPWSDRATISYNTVINKHGNSHNVSYYDRIDDNSSYRVGAGLSSNGKPSADAYLMHYADAALVTASASHINGEYTSATLSLQGGATLTPKGGALHRTSRTGSTRLLVDTDGISDVPVKSIGAITRTNAFGKAVLPDINDYYRSSASIDLDQMPDNAEALRSIQQLTLTEGAIGYRHFDVVSGQKAMAVIRLQDGTYPPFGASVTTEKGRELGIVNDGGNVYLTGINSDDVLSVRWNGQEQCKVRIPTLVEGLFMSSLLLTCSDGDATPSTINQRTEPLPKPQLITQ, from the coding sequence ATGGTTAGAACATTCAAAACCGTTGGTTTAGGGACGGAAAAAAAGAAAAAACAACATACTATTCGGCCTGTTGCTGTACTGATCTATTTAATTCTTACTGGCGCTTCCAGTATTTCAAGTTCAGCTTTAGCAAATAGTAATATTGAATTTAATGCCGATATTTTGGATCTAAAAGATAAGCAAAATATCGACTTATCAGATTTCTCTCGTGCTGGCTATATTATGCCCGGCCGATATGAGTTTGTTGTTCGTGTGAATAATAATGAACTCCCTGAACTTTATAACATTAACTATGTTGTGCCAGCTAATGATCCTAAAGGTAGCGAGGCTTGCCTACCACCAGAATTGATCCACCAAATAGGGCTCAAACCTGAATGGGCTGAAAAAGTGAAATATCAAGATAATGGAAGTTGTCTTGATATCTCTTCTATTCCCGGAATGACGGTAAATGCAAGTCTGGGAAATGGCAATCTTATTCTTACTATTCCTCAAGCGTATCTTGAATATTCAGCACCAAACTGGGATCCACCGTCTCGTTGGGATCATGGTATCTCAGGCGTACTTTTCGACTATAACGTCAATGCTAACGTGACCGATCCCGCTAAAGGGAAACAGCGCCAACAAGTTACAGGTTTAGGAACCGTGGGAGCAAACCTTGGTGTTTGGCGTTTCCGTGCCGATTGGCAAGCAAGTTATCAGCATACAACGGGTCTTCCTGATAGCACTGAAAATAGTTGGAAATGGAACCAACTTTATCTTTATAGAGCAATTACGCAATTAGGGGCTCGCCTTGTAATGGGGGAGACTTATTCACGCTCTGATATTTTCGATAACTTCCGTTTTACTGGGGTTAACTTGTCTACGGATGACAATATGCTACCACCTAACTTAAGGGGATATGCCCCTGAAGTAACGGGAGTAGCAAAAACAAATGCGAAAGTAACGATTAGCCAGCAAGGTCGTGTGATCTATGAAACTCAGGTGGCTCCGGGACCGTTTCGTATTCAAGACATCAATGATGCAGTAAGTGGCAAATTAGATGTGCGTGTTGAAGAGCAAGATGGATCTGTTCAAGAGTTCCAAATGGATACTGCAAGTATTCCTTATTTAACACGTCCCGGCAGAGTGCAATATAAATTATCTGCGGGTAAACCGTCGGATATGAACCGTAATACAGAAGGTCCTATTTTTGGTATGGGTGAATTCTCATGGGGGATCAGTAACGGTTGGTCACTTTATGGTGGTTCATTAGTCTCGGGAGATTATAACTCGGTTTCTGCTGGTATTGGTCGTGACCTGATGGCACTGGGTGCTATCTCTTTTGATGCGACACATTCTTGGGCAAAAATTCCAAGTGATAATAAGCGTTATCACGGTGGTTCCTATCGCTTAAGTTACTCAAAACGTTTTGAACAAATAAATAGCCAAGTGACATTCGCAGGCTATCGATTCTCTGAACGTGACTTTATGAGTATGAATCAATATTTAGATCGCCGTTATCGTGGTGGTGAAGAAGATAACAATAAAGAGCTTTATACCATTATGTTTAGTAAGCAGTTCCCTGAATGGGGGTTGAGTGCTTACTTAAACTATAGTCATCAGACTTATTGGAATAAACCTAATAATGATAACTATAACCTATCGTTAGCCAAAACGATGGATATTGGTAGCTTTAAAAATATCAATCTCAGTTTGTCAGCGTTTCGCAATAAATTTAATGGCACCAATGATAATGGCGTTTATATGAATGTCAGTATGCCTTGGAGCGATCGCGCGACCATTAGCTACAACACTGTGATTAATAAGCACGGTAATTCACATAATGTCAGTTATTACGATCGTATTGATGACAATAGTAGCTATCGTGTTGGTGCTGGTTTAAGCAGTAACGGTAAACCATCCGCAGATGCCTATCTCATGCATTATGCTGATGCTGCATTGGTCACTGCCAGTGCGAGCCATATTAATGGCGAATACACATCAGCCACATTATCACTACAAGGTGGAGCAACATTAACACCAAAAGGTGGTGCATTACACCGTACAAGTCGTACTGGTAGTACTCGTTTATTGGTTGATACAGATGGTATTTCTGATGTACCAGTGAAAAGTATCGGCGCTATTACTCGTACCAATGCTTTTGGTAAAGCCGTACTGCCTGATATCAATGATTATTACCGCAGCAGTGCCAGTATCGACCTTGATCAGATGCCAGATAACGCTGAAGCATTACGCTCAATTCAACAATTAACCCTAACAGAAGGTGCAATAGGCTACCGCCACTTTGATGTGGTTTCGGGACAAAAAGCCATGGCTGTCATTCGCTTACAAGACGGAACTTATCCACCATTTGGTGCCAGTGTCACAACCGAGAAAGGGCGTGAGCTTGGTATTGTCAATGATGGTGGGAATGTCTATCTGACGGGGATTAATAGTGATGATGTATTGAGTGTGCGTTGGAATGGTCAGGAGCAGTGCAAAGTTCGTATTCCAACATTAGTTGAAGGATTATTTATGTCTTCATTATTACTGACTTGTAGTGATGGAGATGCAACACCTTCGACAATCAATCAAAGAACAGAGCCCTTACCTAAGCCTCAACTGATTACACAATAA
- a CDS encoding fimbrial protein, producing the protein MNITRLSIPFVLGFATFMGLTSTAFSAPDNMRFHGILVDEPCTIKPGDETVELDFGNIPDKNLYAYQRTPSKLFQIRLSECDLTIGKSVKITFKGDENQAMAGQGFLAISPSSQAAGIAVGLESENGNALPVNKETDKMSLNADDTILNFYAFIQGEPDAIANQSIKRGPFSAIATFHLNYD; encoded by the coding sequence ATGAATATAACAAGATTATCGATCCCGTTCGTATTGGGTTTTGCCACATTTATGGGATTAACATCAACCGCTTTCTCTGCGCCAGATAATATGCGCTTTCACGGCATATTGGTCGATGAGCCTTGCACCATAAAGCCCGGGGACGAAACCGTTGAGTTAGATTTTGGCAATATTCCGGATAAAAACCTTTATGCGTATCAACGAACACCCAGCAAATTGTTTCAAATACGTTTGTCTGAATGTGACTTAACGATTGGTAAAAGTGTCAAAATCACCTTTAAAGGTGATGAAAATCAAGCCATGGCAGGACAAGGTTTTTTAGCGATCAGCCCAAGTAGTCAAGCGGCGGGTATTGCTGTTGGACTGGAATCTGAAAATGGAAATGCGCTACCTGTTAATAAAGAAACAGACAAAATGTCATTAAATGCAGATGACACGATTTTAAATTTTTATGCCTTTATTCAAGGGGAGCCGGATGCGATTGCTAACCAGTCCATTAAACGCGGCCCGTTTAGCGCAATAGCCACATTCCATTTGAATTATGACTAA
- a CDS encoding fimbrial protein gives MNRKMVPLLLLVATGLFVKPVIAVTDIKQDVKSHQRFGVVSLQGSILEPTCTISAGSREQVISLSTVSIPTLAVEGQGPIEYFSIRLTECSLVDQKGTQAERPRFIATFEGPAQNGLFQLFGDAKGVSLAIADRYGRLAIPGKPLPPVDIDTKSLSLLYQARLVKNNEIPRAGNYQATLRFKLEYY, from the coding sequence ATGAATCGCAAAATGGTGCCACTATTATTACTTGTTGCAACAGGATTATTTGTTAAACCTGTAATAGCAGTGACCGACATAAAACAAGATGTAAAATCACATCAGCGATTCGGCGTGGTTAGTCTACAAGGCTCTATTTTAGAACCAACATGTACCATCTCAGCAGGAAGCCGAGAGCAAGTTATCTCTTTAAGTACCGTGTCTATTCCAACCTTAGCTGTCGAAGGCCAAGGTCCTATTGAATATTTTTCTATTCGCTTAACAGAATGTTCTCTTGTTGACCAGAAAGGTACACAAGCTGAGCGTCCTCGTTTTATTGCTACTTTTGAAGGCCCCGCACAGAACGGATTATTCCAACTTTTTGGTGACGCGAAAGGTGTTTCGTTAGCTATTGCTGACCGTTATGGAAGATTGGCAATACCAGGGAAACCTCTACCTCCTGTGGATATTGATACAAAATCGTTGTCTTTGCTATATCAAGCAAGACTCGTCAAAAATAACGAAATTCCACGAGCAGGTAATTACCAAGCAACCCTGCGTTTTAAACTCGAATATTATTAA